A region from the Sutcliffiella horikoshii genome encodes:
- the lepB gene encoding signal peptidase I — protein sequence MKYGVFLIMLLILMGCSSNSPAGTLSDKDTNPNVNIIKEVEPDWLKHHYLSDNMDRGNHDYYDQVLVIDPTVIPSSYTRGDIVFFSNSTNDQMISRVIALPGEKVSISDGQIFINNKKLDAFYGKAHRLGFDKNSYFPAMDKAGVEYNKEGMMDTFNTSMKERELSENEYFVVSDDWMRGTMQPLEQGDIIGKVLGYQYGYKN from the coding sequence TTGAAATATGGCGTTTTTTTAATTATGTTATTGATACTTATGGGGTGCTCTTCTAATTCACCAGCTGGAACCTTGTCGGACAAGGATACAAACCCTAATGTAAATATTATTAAAGAAGTCGAACCCGACTGGCTAAAACATCATTATCTGTCTGATAATATGGATCGAGGAAACCACGATTACTATGATCAGGTTCTCGTGATTGATCCAACCGTAATACCATCAAGCTACACTCGAGGAGATATTGTATTTTTTAGCAATAGTACGAATGACCAAATGATCTCCAGAGTGATTGCACTTCCAGGAGAAAAAGTCAGTATTTCAGATGGGCAGATTTTTATTAATAACAAGAAATTAGATGCTTTTTATGGGAAAGCACATCGGCTCGGTTTTGATAAAAACAGTTACTTTCCAGCAATGGATAAGGCAGGAGTAGAGTACAATAAGGAAGGGATGATGGATACCTTTAATACCAGTATGAAAGAACGGGAATTATCCGAAAACGAGTATTTTGTGGTTAGTGACGATTGGATGCGAGGAACTATGCAGCCCCTTGAACAAGGCGACATAATCGGTAAAGTGCTTGGCTACCAATATGGCTACAAGAACTAA